One segment of Plasmodium vivax chromosome 14, whole genome shotgun sequence DNA contains the following:
- a CDS encoding hypothetical protein, conserved (encoded by transcript PVX_122760A) has translation MYTRELQCSSDEQKSDVSHLRSENLFPQRNEHVSENTCLTSILHLSDVITSQSENFARLNGEHLNCYHSSVNSNISRIESGVRSCLASSLLAKFCCTEIPIHEEGEAASCKEEPNCAHSSEAVISTNGQNNGEENNTQFGTPKNRTNNEIKNSQANDSIAEGDHLSAVGTSSICLPIKENSEDGRALNDNRKHGNGESPPSSKRYALSSPACDPKTTNAKRISHSTVVPNPERAEYVSGNPEKERGQEKLQLADGHMNERTMAYYPDEEIQGGKKTFNTKLSALNDDNFELTKTSCNTRGDGIERKKQHGNGKNCNCVGEKKDPSPSPSPLSTKPRSYSLDDIKNGKVDIPNVIFRKLPFNSNGDNVIDSYRRNHKLLNFMKDCNESVGLILKYPQIEKSQNRTLKVPSEISPAIRSNIGAAIIYEDKFDRRNHHPHVQNLHMGKIYESHVFNILKNKKDLGKKLFNQSNAYEKYKYNNTNGFWISNIDKRRLVDPERNDSYITELIYEENGSYAEEMETLKRCRGYDGIPPIEEFYRDNNFYLFLQKEGISRGYRNPVMATTMRRYDIEKVSDYEYVDTCECITPVHRS, from the coding sequence atgtacaCAAGAGAGCTGCAATGCTCTAGTGATGAACAAAAAAGCGACGTTTCTCACTTGAGGagtgaaaatttatttcctcAAAGAAATGAGCACGTCAGTGAGAATACATGCCTAACGAGCATCCTTCACCTGAGCGATGTAATCACATCACAGAGCGAAAACTTTGCACGCCTGAACGGTGAACATTTAAATTGTTACCATTCGTCGGTAAATAGCAACATTTCTCGCATCGAAAGTGGAGTTCGCTCCTGTTTAGCTTCATCACTATTAGCAAAATTCTGTTGCACAGAAATTCCGATCCAtgaggaaggggaagcagcaaGCTGCAAGGAAGAACCAAATTGTGCACACAGCAGCGAGGCGGTTATTTCGACGAACGGTCAAAATAATGGTGAGGAGAATAATACCCAATTTGGTACTCCGAAAAATAGGacaaataatgaaataaaaaatagtcAGGCAAATGATTCCATAGCTGAAGGAGATCATCTGAGTGCGGTGGGAACTTCTTCAATTTGCCTACCCATTAAAGAAAATTCGGAAGATGGACGAGCTTTGAATGATAATAGAAAGCACGGAAATGGTGAATCGCCCCCCTCTAGCAAAAGGTATGCCCTGTCTAGCCCTGCATGTGACCCCAAAACTACAAACGCGAAGCGGATTAGCCATTCTACCGTAGTGCCCAACCCAGAACGTGCAGAATATGTGAGTGGCAATCCTGAAAAGGAACGGGGTCAAGAGAAATTACAACTTGCGGATGGCCATATGAACGAACGCACGATGGCATATTACCCAGATGAAGAAATAcaggggggtaaaaaaacgTTTAACACAAAATTGAGTGCATTGAATGATGACAATTTTGAGCTAACGAAAACCTCATGTAACACTAGAGGGGACGGAatagaacgaaaaaaacagcatggaaatggaaaaaattgcaattgcgtgggagaaaaaaaggaccctTCACCTTCACCTTCCCCTTTAAGTACAAAACCACGGAGCTACTCGCTAGATGATATTAAAAACGGAAAAGTAGATATCCCAAACGTTATATTTAGGAAGCTACCCTTCAATTCGAACGGAGACAATGTCATAGATTCGTATAGGAGAAATCATAAGCTGCTCAATTTTATGAAGGACTGCAACGAGTCGGTTGGCCTGATTTTAAAATACCCACAAATTGAAAAGAGTCAAAATAGGACACTCAAAGTACCATCGGAAATTTCCCCTGCAATTAGGAGCAATATCGGTGCGGCCATCATATATGAAGATAAATTTGACAGGAGGAACCATCACCCACATGTTCAAAACTTACATATGGGCAAAATATACGAAAGTCATGTCtttaacattttgaaaaataaaaaggatttGGGGAAGAAACTATTCAACCAAAGTAAtgcatatgaaaaatataagtataatAACACCAATGGCTTTTGGATAAGTAATATTGACAAGAGACGTTTAGTAGACCCCGAAAGGAACGATAGCTACATTACAGAGCTGATATATGAGGAAAATGGATCCTATGCTGAAGAAATGGAAACGCTAAAGCGCTGCAGAGGTTACGATGGCATTCCTCCTATTGAAGAATTCTACAGAgacaataatttttatttatttttacaaaaggaGGGAATCTCCCGTGGTTATAGGAACCCCGTGATGGCAACCACCATGCGCCGCTACGACATAGAAAAGGTTTCGGACTACGAATATGTCGACACGTGTGAATGCATCACGCCCGTTCATCGATCGTAA